A genomic window from Terriglobales bacterium includes:
- a CDS encoding protein kinase, protein MALTSGTKLGPYEIVAPLGAGGMGEVYRATDSKLGRDVALKVLPAGMAHDPERLARFRREAKTLAQLDHPNIVTIHSVEESDGVHFLTMQLVEGQSLDRLIPQGGLPIERIVEIGGALADALAAAHEKGIVHRDLKPANVMVGAAESVKMLDFGLAKETRATDPADATLTSAAHTAPGIVMGTPAYMSPEQLQGRALDHRTDLFSLGILLHEMATGQRPFRGPSSAELASSILRDTPALVTDVRSDLPSDLARIIRRCLEKDPRHRVQTARDVANEFRDLRRAAHATPLEPVPLPSVTTPDSGAAPSIAVLPFANMSTDKEQEYFSDGLAEEIINLLVQAAELKVIARTSSFAFRGREEDVRKIAQTLNVTHILEGSVRRAGNRIRVAAQLIAATDGSHLWSERYDRELSDIFAVQDEISAAITGALRVKLSGGTAPQRYIPKLAAYEAYLKARYLEAKVTPESLELARRYYEQASELDPAFGLAHVGLGYYWSTLTHFGRCPAHKAVPAARAAIQRALQIDPSLPDAHAFLGYLAAIYDMDWAAAERHFDFPMAKQAGFAIIRPMYSGFQFLRGNVEQAIKLAQRAIEEDPLDVWSRMNLHAYLQAAGRDSDALEQLKKVLELDENQVVALVSMAMIHADKGDLPQALVIARRAYAIGPWLPDTIGVLAALLRRNGDDAESRSLAQALGSDEALGDARAHALFHLLCGELDLGADWIEKAIEQRDASTMFYLRFVVCKGLRASHRWPKIAKMVNMPVGAQAQASTLLR, encoded by the coding sequence ATGGCCCTCACCTCTGGCACGAAGCTCGGCCCCTATGAGATCGTCGCGCCACTGGGCGCCGGCGGGATGGGCGAGGTGTATCGTGCGACTGACTCGAAGCTCGGGCGTGACGTAGCCCTCAAGGTGCTGCCCGCTGGGATGGCGCACGATCCAGAACGGCTCGCGCGCTTTCGTCGTGAGGCGAAGACCCTCGCCCAACTCGACCACCCGAACATCGTCACCATCCACTCGGTGGAGGAATCCGACGGCGTCCACTTCCTGACCATGCAGCTCGTCGAAGGGCAGTCACTCGACCGGTTGATTCCGCAGGGCGGACTCCCCATCGAGCGGATTGTCGAGATTGGAGGCGCGCTGGCCGACGCGCTGGCCGCCGCCCACGAAAAGGGCATCGTGCACCGCGACCTCAAGCCCGCCAACGTCATGGTGGGCGCGGCCGAGTCCGTCAAGATGCTGGATTTCGGACTGGCGAAGGAGACCCGCGCGACCGACCCCGCGGACGCCACGCTGACTTCAGCGGCGCACACGGCGCCGGGAATCGTGATGGGGACGCCGGCCTATATGTCTCCGGAGCAACTCCAGGGCCGGGCGCTGGACCACCGCACCGACCTCTTTTCGCTGGGCATCCTGCTCCACGAGATGGCGACCGGGCAGCGCCCGTTTCGCGGTCCTTCCTCGGCGGAGCTTGCCTCTTCCATCCTGCGCGATACCCCGGCGCTGGTCACTGACGTTCGTTCCGATCTGCCCAGTGATTTGGCCCGCATCATCCGGCGCTGTTTGGAGAAGGACCCGCGCCACCGCGTGCAGACCGCTCGCGATGTAGCCAACGAGTTCCGCGATCTGCGACGGGCGGCACACGCAACCCCGCTCGAGCCCGTTCCCTTGCCTTCCGTGACCACGCCGGATTCGGGCGCTGCCCCATCCATCGCCGTGCTGCCTTTCGCTAACATGAGCACGGACAAAGAGCAGGAGTACTTCAGTGACGGATTGGCGGAGGAGATCATCAACTTGCTGGTGCAGGCAGCCGAGCTGAAGGTGATTGCGCGCACGTCGTCGTTTGCGTTCCGGGGCAGGGAGGAGGACGTTCGAAAGATCGCGCAGACGTTGAATGTTACTCACATCCTGGAAGGCAGCGTACGGCGAGCGGGGAATCGCATCCGTGTGGCGGCGCAGCTGATTGCGGCGACGGATGGGTCCCACCTGTGGTCGGAGCGGTATGACCGGGAGCTGAGTGACATCTTTGCCGTGCAGGATGAGATATCGGCGGCGATCACCGGAGCTTTGCGAGTGAAGCTTTCGGGAGGGACTGCGCCCCAACGCTACATACCGAAGCTCGCAGCCTATGAGGCTTATCTAAAGGCCAGGTATCTGGAGGCCAAGGTTACCCCGGAGTCGCTGGAGCTGGCGAGACGATACTATGAGCAAGCGAGTGAGCTCGATCCGGCTTTTGGCCTGGCTCATGTTGGCCTGGGATATTACTGGTCGACCTTGACGCATTTCGGCCGGTGCCCGGCGCATAAGGCTGTGCCGGCAGCGCGTGCGGCAATCCAGCGGGCCCTGCAGATCGATCCTTCCCTTCCGGACGCGCATGCGTTTTTGGGCTATCTGGCGGCAATCTATGACATGGATTGGGCGGCGGCGGAGCGGCACTTCGATTTCCCGATGGCGAAACAGGCGGGTTTTGCCATCATCCGGCCGATGTATAGCGGGTTTCAGTTCCTGCGAGGCAACGTGGAGCAGGCGATCAAACTGGCACAGCGCGCGATTGAAGAGGACCCGCTCGATGTATGGTCCCGGATGAATCTGCATGCCTATCTACAGGCAGCGGGCCGGGACAGTGATGCGCTTGAGCAATTGAAGAAGGTGCTGGAACTGGACGAGAACCAGGTGGTGGCCCTGGTGTCGATGGCGATGATTCACGCGGACAAAGGTGATCTCCCGCAGGCGTTGGTGATCGCCCGGCGTGCCTATGCGATTGGGCCATGGCTTCCCGATACGATTGGCGTGCTTGCCGCCTTGCTGCGGCGCAATGGAGACGACGCCGAATCCCGGTCCCTCGCGCAGGCGCTTGGTTCCGACGAGGCGCTCGGTGACGCCCGCGCCCATGCACTCTTTCACCTGCTTTGTGGCGAATTGGATCTTGGAGCCGATTGGATCGAAAAGGCGATCGAACAGCGTGACGCGTCCACGATGTTCTA
- a CDS encoding CoA transferase subunit A → MNKVFASAEAAIFDVTDGAAIMVGGFGLCGVPENLIAALVRKNARNLTTISNNAGVDGKGLGLLLANRQIGRHIGTYVGENKLLEAMVLKGELELQLVPQGTFSERIRAAGAGIAAFFTPTGYGTVVGEGKEVRQFDGRPHILEHTLRADFAFVKAWKGDKWGNLVYRKTARNFNPMMATAARVTIAEVEQLVEPGELEPDMVHTPSVYVNRIFQGVNEEKPIERRTVRKKS, encoded by the coding sequence GTGAACAAAGTCTTCGCCAGCGCCGAAGCGGCCATCTTCGACGTCACCGACGGCGCCGCCATCATGGTGGGCGGATTCGGCCTGTGTGGCGTGCCGGAGAACCTGATCGCGGCGCTGGTGCGCAAGAACGCTCGCAACCTCACCACCATCAGCAACAACGCCGGCGTGGACGGCAAAGGCCTGGGGCTGCTGTTGGCCAACCGCCAGATTGGGCGCCACATTGGAACCTATGTGGGTGAGAACAAGCTGCTCGAGGCGATGGTGCTGAAGGGCGAACTGGAGCTGCAACTGGTTCCGCAAGGCACATTCTCTGAACGGATCCGGGCGGCGGGAGCCGGCATCGCGGCGTTCTTCACGCCCACGGGCTACGGCACGGTGGTGGGAGAGGGCAAGGAGGTGCGCCAGTTCGACGGGCGCCCGCACATCCTGGAGCACACCCTGCGCGCCGACTTCGCCTTCGTCAAGGCCTGGAAGGGCGACAAGTGGGGCAACTTGGTCTATCGCAAGACCGCGCGGAACTTCAATCCCATGATGGCCACGGCGGCTCGGGTGACCATCGCGGAAGTGGAGCAACTGGTCGAGCCCGGCGAACTCGAGCCCGACATGGTGCACACCCCCAGCGTGTACGTGAATCGCATCTTCCAGGGCGTGAACGAGGAGAAACCGATCGAGCGCAGGACCGTGAGGAAGAAGAGTTGA
- a CDS encoding phosphoribosylanthranilate isomerase, with translation MTWIKICGTTNLEDARLAVDAGADALGFVFAESPRQVTPELAREIIPALPEGVEKVGVFVDETVDRMMEAANQVGLTAIQLHGDEPSETPRAIKQRSSGRHTLRVIRAGLVLPWWKDPDKGSAMGWDPVPLGIVDQGQGGEPVRTGNIDALLVDSGTPQKRGGTGTPFDWTRGRILVTMMASWVKVIVAGGLTPANVAEAIRILRPWGVDVATGVEREPGKKDPEKVRAFIEAVRQADKEYSRL, from the coding sequence ATGACCTGGATCAAGATCTGCGGAACCACGAATCTCGAGGACGCGCGCCTGGCAGTGGATGCGGGCGCGGATGCGCTGGGCTTCGTGTTCGCGGAGAGCCCGCGGCAGGTGACGCCGGAACTGGCGCGGGAAATCATTCCGGCACTTCCCGAAGGAGTAGAGAAGGTTGGCGTTTTCGTAGATGAGACTGTCGATCGAATGATGGAGGCCGCCAATCAAGTCGGCCTTACCGCCATTCAGTTGCACGGGGATGAACCATCCGAAACGCCTCGTGCCATCAAGCAAAGGTCCTCGGGCAGACACACGTTGAGGGTGATTCGCGCCGGGTTAGTGCTTCCATGGTGGAAAGATCCGGACAAGGGGAGCGCCATGGGGTGGGATCCGGTTCCTTTGGGGATTGTCGACCAGGGACAGGGCGGCGAACCGGTTAGGACGGGCAACATAGACGCGTTATTGGTGGACTCTGGCACTCCCCAGAAGCGAGGTGGCACCGGAACGCCATTCGATTGGACCCGCGGAAGAATTCTAGTGACGATGATGGCTTCCTGGGTCAAGGTCATCGTGGCGGGTGGGTTGACCCCCGCGAATGTCGCCGAGGCGATTCGTATCTTGCGCCCCTGGGGCGTGGACGTGGCCACCGGAGTCGAGCGTGAGCCCGGCAAGAAAGATCCTGAGAAGGTCCGCGCCTTCATCGAGGCAGTACGGCAGGCGGACAAGGAGTACTCACGCCTGTGA
- the trpC gene encoding indole-3-glycerol phosphate synthase TrpC: MAVTLDQIVARTRECVAEAKRNTDRADLERRAASHTPRGFRQALERDAAKGAAIIAEIKRASPSRGLIRGSFQVATLAWQLTHGGATALSVLTEEEFFQGSLADLSEASAASPLPCLRKDFIVDEFQLVQARAFAADAVLLIVAALSDLDLRALAPKCRELGLDALCEVHNEGEIERALAAGCDLIGVNNRDLRTFQVDLETALRLAPHLPATVFRVAESGIQSAADILRLRDARYGAFLIGESLMREDAPGDALARLLAEVRGNTGAG, encoded by the coding sequence ATGGCCGTGACGCTGGACCAGATCGTGGCTCGAACGCGGGAATGCGTGGCCGAGGCCAAGCGCAACACGGACCGCGCCGACCTGGAGCGCCGCGCTGCGTCGCATACTCCGCGGGGGTTCCGCCAGGCGCTGGAACGCGATGCCGCCAAGGGCGCCGCCATCATCGCGGAGATCAAGCGCGCCTCTCCCTCGCGCGGGCTGATTCGCGGCAGCTTCCAGGTGGCCACGCTCGCCTGGCAGCTCACGCACGGCGGCGCCACAGCTCTGAGCGTCCTCACGGAAGAAGAATTCTTCCAGGGCTCGCTGGCCGACCTGAGCGAGGCTTCGGCTGCCAGTCCGCTTCCCTGCCTGCGCAAGGACTTCATCGTGGATGAGTTCCAGTTGGTGCAGGCTCGGGCGTTCGCGGCGGACGCCGTGTTGCTTATCGTCGCGGCGCTGAGCGATCTCGATCTGCGGGCGCTGGCGCCGAAGTGTCGTGAACTGGGACTCGACGCCCTGTGCGAGGTGCATAACGAGGGCGAGATCGAGCGAGCGCTGGCGGCGGGTTGCGATCTGATCGGAGTGAACAACCGCGATTTGCGGACGTTCCAGGTAGACCTGGAAACCGCCCTGCGGCTGGCGCCGCACCTGCCGGCAACCGTATTCCGCGTGGCGGAGAGCGGCATCCAGTCGGCGGCGGACATTCTGCGCCTGCGCGATGCACGCTACGGGGCATTCCTGATCGGCGAGTCGCTCATGCGGGAAGACGCGCCCGGCGACGCCCTGGCGCGACTGCTGGCGGAAGTGCGGGGTAATACCGGGGCGGGGTAG
- the trpA gene encoding tryptophan synthase subunit alpha — MPLNLSPRPAFVAYLTCGDPDLATTRAAALAAIDAGAAVIELGVPFSDPVADGPVIQRASHRALERGTTLGDVLRLARELRHDRPAAGLIVFSYFNPVLRFGLERFCKAAARAGVDGALITDLTVEEAGDYLRQMRSRNLATVFLAAPTSSDARLHRIAKASTGFVYAVSRTGVTGARRSLSGAARQLVARLRRYTDLPIAVGFGISTPKQFRAVGRFADAVVVGSSIVERVERSHSPESASRAVGGWVRSLLRTPAEFAQRRRGI, encoded by the coding sequence ATGCCCCTTAATCTCTCACCTCGGCCTGCATTCGTCGCTTACCTGACCTGTGGCGATCCCGACCTGGCCACGACACGAGCGGCGGCGTTGGCCGCCATCGACGCCGGCGCCGCCGTCATCGAGCTGGGTGTGCCCTTCAGCGATCCCGTGGCCGACGGGCCGGTGATCCAGCGCGCCAGCCATCGCGCGCTGGAGCGCGGCACCACGCTCGGGGACGTGCTTCGACTTGCGCGTGAGTTGCGCCACGACCGGCCCGCGGCCGGGCTGATCGTTTTTTCCTACTTCAACCCGGTGCTGCGCTTCGGCCTGGAGCGCTTCTGCAAAGCGGCCGCGCGCGCCGGCGTGGACGGCGCCCTCATCACCGACCTGACGGTCGAGGAAGCGGGCGACTACCTGCGGCAGATGCGGTCGCGCAATCTCGCCACGGTCTTCCTGGCTGCGCCGACCAGCAGCGACGCGCGGCTGCACCGCATCGCGAAGGCGTCCACGGGATTCGTGTATGCCGTCTCGCGCACCGGCGTCACTGGGGCACGGCGTTCGCTTTCAGGAGCTGCCCGGCAGCTGGTCGCGCGACTGCGCCGCTACACCGACCTCCCCATCGCCGTAGGCTTCGGCATCTCCACACCAAAGCAGTTCCGGGCCGTGGGACGTTTCGCCGATGCGGTGGTGGTGGGCAGCAGCATTGTCGAACGGGTGGAACGTAGCCATTCCCCCGAAAGCGCCTCGCGCGCTGTGGGAGGGTGGGTCCGGTCGCTCTTGCGAACTCCCGCCGAATTTGCCCAACGGCGTCGCGGTATTTAG
- the trpB gene encoding tryptophan synthase subunit beta codes for MRTKAKRGTSSGRFGPYGGRYVPETLVAALEELERAYEQARRDRSFQRRLDDLLRHYAGRPTPLFFAEGLTKKLGGAKIYLKREDLLHTGAHKINNCLGQALLVERMGKRRVVAETGAGQHGVATATVCALFGFECVVYMGTEDMRRQELNVFRMRLLGAEVRGVDAGSRTLKDAINEAMRDWVTNVRTTHYLLGSVLGAHPYPTMVRDFQSVIGREARQQILAARGRLPSAVIACVGGGSNAIGIFHRFLRDKKVKLIGVEAGGCGRKLGQHAARFRGGSPGVLQGTYSYLLQDAAGQVAPTHSVSAGLDYPAIGPEHAALRDAGRAEYVAASDREALAACSLLARTEGIIPALESAHAVAEAVKRAPKMKKSDIILINLSGRGDKDMGILMENKGNR; via the coding sequence GTGAGGACGAAAGCCAAGAGGGGCACCTCGTCGGGGCGCTTTGGCCCCTACGGAGGACGGTACGTTCCGGAGACGTTGGTAGCCGCGCTCGAGGAGCTGGAGCGAGCGTACGAGCAGGCGCGACGCGACCGCAGTTTCCAGCGCCGGCTTGATGACCTGCTGCGTCACTACGCCGGGCGGCCGACGCCTTTGTTCTTCGCCGAAGGACTTACGAAGAAACTCGGTGGCGCGAAGATCTACCTGAAGCGCGAGGATCTGCTGCACACGGGCGCGCACAAGATCAACAATTGTTTGGGGCAGGCGCTGCTGGTGGAACGCATGGGCAAGCGCCGCGTGGTGGCGGAAACCGGCGCGGGACAGCACGGCGTAGCCACCGCGACGGTGTGCGCGCTGTTCGGGTTCGAGTGCGTGGTGTACATGGGCACGGAAGACATGCGCCGCCAGGAGCTGAACGTCTTCCGCATGCGGTTGCTGGGCGCGGAAGTGCGCGGCGTAGATGCGGGCTCGCGCACGCTGAAAGACGCCATCAACGAGGCCATGCGCGACTGGGTGACCAACGTGCGGACCACGCACTACCTGCTGGGAAGCGTGCTGGGAGCCCATCCCTATCCCACCATGGTGCGCGATTTCCAGTCGGTCATCGGGCGCGAAGCGCGCCAGCAGATTCTGGCCGCTCGAGGCCGGCTGCCGAGCGCGGTGATTGCGTGCGTGGGCGGCGGCTCGAACGCCATCGGCATCTTTCATCGCTTCCTTCGGGACAAGAAAGTGAAGCTGATCGGCGTGGAGGCCGGCGGCTGCGGGCGCAAGCTGGGCCAGCACGCGGCGCGATTCCGCGGCGGCTCGCCGGGCGTGCTGCAAGGAACCTATTCCTACCTGCTGCAGGATGCGGCGGGACAGGTTGCGCCGACGCATTCCGTTTCCGCCGGGCTCGATTATCCGGCCATCGGTCCCGAGCACGCCGCGCTACGCGACGCCGGCCGCGCCGAGTACGTGGCCGCATCGGACCGAGAAGCCCTGGCTGCATGCAGCCTGCTGGCACGGACCGAAGGCATCATCCCGGCGCTGGAGTCGGCGCACGCGGTGGCGGAAGCGGTAAAACGCGCGCCGAAGATGAAGAAGAGCGACATCATCCTGATCAACCTTTCCGGGCGCGGAGACAAGGACATGGGAATCCTGATGGAGAATAAGGGGAACCGTTGA